From Caretta caretta isolate rCarCar2 chromosome 14, rCarCar1.hap1, whole genome shotgun sequence, the proteins below share one genomic window:
- the LOC125621670 gene encoding killer cell lectin-like receptor subfamily B member 1, which produces MEDEEGYTALNLRPKRGGSGGPSPPGNQGSRQCPGWLQVALGAGNLILSLLSLAVCVSLLVSEKGQTPAAPGSDGAGCRDTATPPGSEGAGSRDTATPPGSADRSTAECSAHLERFRSQLSQRLCPPAQPGPAGSSGCKLCPTDWQLRGDKCYWVSRGGDMWSESRADCSVRGSQLLVIQDPKELEFLKDLTQGSNQFWVGLSVSSPEKAWTWVGGSPLNQTLFPVSGPAEGNRCGVVNRNRIRSDTCSSVLRWICQRDAVPL; this is translated from the exons ATGGAGGACGAGGAGGGCTACACGGCATTGAACCTGCGGCCCAAGAGGGGCGGCTCGGGAGGCCCCTCCCCACCCGGGAACCAAG GTTCCCGTCAGTGTCCTGGCTGGCTTCAGGTCGCTCTAGGGGCTGGGAATCTCATCCTGTCTCTGCTCTCGCTGGCGGTTTGTG TTTCCCTCTTGGTGTCCGAGAAGGGACAGACCCCGGCAGCCCCTGGGAGCGACGGAGCCGGGTGCAGAGATACAGCGACACCCCCTGGGAGcgagggagctgggagcagagataCAGCGACACCCCCTGGGAGTGCAGACCGCAGCACGGCAGAATGCAGCGCCCATCTGGAGCGTTTCCGATCCCAGCTGAGCCAACGTCTGTGtcccccggcccagcccggcccagcaG GGAGCTCTGGGTGCAAACTCTGCCCCACGGACTGGCAGCTGCGTGGGGACAAGTGCTACTGGGTCTCCAGAGGAGGTGACATGTGGAGCGAGAGCCGCGCCGACTGCTCAGTGagggggtcccagctgctggtgaTCCAGGACCCCAAGGAGCTG GAGTTCCTAAAGGACCTGACACAAGGTTCAAATCAGTTCTGGGTCGGACTGTCCGTCTCCTCCCCGGAGAAGGCCTGGACCTGGGTGGGCGGCTCCCCGCTGAATCAGACCCT GTTCCCGGTGTCAGGCCCGGCTGAGGGGAACAGGTGTGGGGTGGTGAACAGGAATCGGATTCGTTCTGACACCTGCAGCTCTGTACTTCGGTGGATCTGCCAGAGAGACGCCGTCCCGCTCTGA